One part of the Hydrogenobacter sp. T-2 genome encodes these proteins:
- the folD gene encoding bifunctional methylenetetrahydrofolate dehydrogenase/methenyltetrahydrofolate cyclohydrolase FolD, with amino-acid sequence MEKAIGTYLLLDGKSLSEKIRADIRREVEAFVSRGLRPPTLAVVLVGDDPASKVYVGNKKKACEKVGIRSISYELPENTTTEELLELIAQLNAEDEVDGILVQLPLPPHINQQEVILAISPKKDVDGFHPENMGRLVARIEDGFIPCTPLGIDLLLRYYNIEVKGKDVVIVGAGFIVGRPLSLLMLWRDATISVCHIHTRDISKYTRQADILISATGVPHLIKAHMVKEGAVVVDVGISRVGDKIVGDVDFEEVKEKVYAITPVPGGVGPMTVSALLLNSLKAYKRKVGV; translated from the coding sequence ATGGAAAAGGCAATAGGCACATACCTTTTGCTTGACGGAAAAAGTCTATCAGAAAAGATAAGGGCGGATATACGCAGAGAGGTGGAAGCCTTTGTTTCAAGGGGTCTAAGACCCCCTACCCTTGCGGTGGTGCTTGTGGGTGATGACCCTGCCAGCAAGGTCTATGTGGGAAACAAGAAAAAAGCCTGCGAAAAGGTAGGCATAAGGTCCATATCCTATGAACTTCCAGAGAACACCACTACCGAAGAACTGCTTGAGCTTATAGCCCAGCTAAATGCAGAGGATGAGGTGGATGGTATTCTTGTCCAACTTCCTCTACCACCTCACATAAACCAGCAAGAAGTTATCCTCGCCATAAGCCCCAAAAAGGATGTGGATGGTTTCCACCCCGAGAATATGGGAAGGCTTGTGGCGCGTATAGAGGATGGCTTTATTCCTTGCACTCCTCTTGGCATAGACCTGCTCCTTAGGTACTACAACATAGAGGTAAAGGGGAAGGATGTGGTTATTGTGGGTGCGGGTTTTATTGTGGGGAGACCTCTTAGTCTTTTGATGCTATGGCGGGATGCGACCATAAGCGTGTGTCATATACACACAAGAGACATAAGCAAATACACAAGGCAGGCGGACATACTTATTTCTGCCACAGGCGTGCCACACCTTATAAAGGCTCATATGGTAAAGGAAGGTGCGGTGGTGGTGGATGTGGGTATATCACGGGTAGGAGACAAGATAGTGGGTGATGTGGACTTTGAGGAGGTAAAGGAAAAGGTCTATGCCATAACACCCGTGCCAGGGGGTGTGGGTCCTATGACCGTTAGTGCCTTGCTTTTGAATAGCCTAAAGGCTTACAAGAGAAAGGTAGGTGTATAG
- a CDS encoding glycosyltransferase, with amino-acid sequence MITLEDYSRYVDREIIEELHLLAKGLRGIKILHVNSTKKGGGVAEILSRLVPLTNSLGIETNWEVFSGSDEFFRFTKKLHNMLHMPNQGSIDSEDINIYLKTTYDNMQKINTENYDVVFIHDPQPLGLVVKKMKNQKWIWRCHIDTSTPDEKAWSFLELFVNSYDACIFHIPEFVYKNIRIPPYIIPPSIDPLHPKNSEIDEEFIAETVARYGVDASRPIILQVSRFDRLKDPIGVYKAYRLVKKKYDCQLVLLGSYATDDPEGEEVYKEVLSLISEDKDAFALNLPPDSHREVNAFQRMATVVLQKSIREGFGLVVSEAMWKGKPVIGGNTGGIRRQIVEGYTGFLVNTIEGTAYRTRQLLSDESLRRKMGEYAREWVRHRFLIIRHLRDYLMLIKSLL; translated from the coding sequence GTGATTACCTTGGAAGACTACTCACGTTATGTAGATAGGGAAATAATAGAAGAACTCCACCTATTGGCTAAGGGTCTGAGAGGAATAAAAATACTTCATGTAAACTCCACTAAGAAGGGTGGAGGAGTTGCGGAAATATTGTCAAGGTTGGTTCCTTTAACCAACTCGCTGGGGATTGAAACTAATTGGGAGGTTTTTTCTGGCTCTGATGAGTTTTTTAGATTTACAAAGAAACTACACAATATGTTGCATATGCCCAATCAAGGCAGTATAGATAGCGAAGACATAAATATTTACTTGAAAACCACTTATGATAACATGCAAAAGATAAATACTGAGAATTACGATGTGGTTTTTATTCATGACCCACAACCTCTCGGTCTTGTGGTGAAAAAGATGAAAAACCAGAAATGGATTTGGAGATGCCACATAGATACATCTACCCCCGACGAAAAAGCATGGAGCTTTCTGGAGCTTTTTGTAAATTCCTATGATGCTTGCATATTCCATATTCCTGAGTTTGTTTACAAAAATATAAGGATACCACCTTATATAATACCACCATCCATAGACCCGCTTCATCCAAAAAATTCTGAGATAGATGAGGAATTTATTGCGGAAACTGTTGCAAGATATGGTGTGGATGCTTCAAGACCTATAATTCTACAGGTATCAAGATTTGACAGGCTTAAGGACCCAATTGGTGTGTATAAGGCTTACAGACTTGTTAAGAAAAAGTATGATTGTCAACTGGTTCTGTTGGGCTCTTACGCCACGGATGACCCTGAGGGAGAGGAAGTCTACAAGGAAGTGCTTAGCTTAATCTCTGAAGATAAGGACGCTTTTGCCCTTAACCTACCGCCTGACAGCCATAGAGAAGTAAACGCATTTCAGAGAATGGCTACGGTGGTTCTCCAGAAATCTATAAGGGAGGGTTTTGGGCTTGTAGTATCTGAGGCCATGTGGAAGGGTAAACCTGTTATTGGTGGAAATACAGGTGGTATAAGAAGGCAAATAGTGGAAGGATACACAGGCTTTCTTGTTAACACCATTGAAGGCACCGCATACCGAACCCGTCAGTTGCTTTCAGACGAGAGTCTGCGGAGGAAAATGGGTGAGTATGCAAGAGAATGGGTGCGACATAGGTTTTTAATAATAAGACATCTTAGAGACTATCTTATGCTAATAAAAAGTCTGCTATGA
- a CDS encoding DUF5752 family protein, whose protein sequence is MRSKFTFKTELWVSVYTGIKVDSLQDFIEAMSTIPDGSLLYHFYINLLNYHNLPTLYMNSFSYWLHINGYESLAERISIIDPTEYYSLDDLRTTVIKILKECEAEKLKRRLQPFYFLDARREVLFTGLEADQLQEFIEGVRNSSIYSLFYHMVVSKIDRKSPIDEYSEWLMNNGYLKKAEEIAKIDLYAMSLYEAKRKLLEVLSA, encoded by the coding sequence ATGAGGAGTAAGTTTACTTTTAAAACGGAGCTATGGGTTTCAGTATATACTGGAATAAAGGTTGACAGCCTGCAAGATTTTATAGAGGCTATGTCCACTATACCTGACGGAAGCCTTCTTTACCACTTCTACATAAATCTATTAAACTATCATAACCTACCAACGCTCTATATGAACAGCTTCTCTTACTGGCTTCATATAAATGGTTATGAATCTCTCGCCGAGAGGATATCAATAATAGACCCTACAGAATATTATTCCTTGGATGACCTAAGAACCACAGTTATAAAAATTTTAAAGGAATGTGAGGCTGAGAAGCTCAAGAGGCGGCTCCAACCCTTTTACTTTCTAGACGCGCGTAGAGAGGTTCTTTTCACGGGATTAGAAGCTGATCAACTTCAGGAATTTATAGAAGGTGTTAGAAATTCAAGCATATACTCCCTATTCTACCACATGGTTGTATCAAAGATAGATAGAAAAAGTCCTATAGATGAATATTCAGAATGGCTTATGAACAATGGATACCTTAAAAAGGCAGAGGAAATCGCAAAGATAGATTTGTATGCCATGAGCCTGTATGAAGCAAAGCGAAAATTGTTGGAGGTGTTGTCTGCGTGA
- a CDS encoding bifunctional alpha,alpha-trehalose-phosphate synthase (UDP-forming)/trehalose-phosphatase: MKLLIIANRLPISIKGTEPLTFERSPGGLVSGILTFLQRSNIENYVWLGWAGSSIKKKAIDKISSELMDKTKSVAVYIPDKLMERFYNGFCNKTLWPLFHGMYPLAVYDESLWESYVEVNKIFAQYTLKELEKEDALVWVHDYHLMLLPSMIRNMAPDAKIGFFLHIPFPPPEIFSYLPWRVEVLEGLLGADLIGFHTYEYTINFLRSLSKVLGVEHTMGEFIFANRLLKVDTFPMGIDFQLFHDDRESAQEIMKIKEALGDKRIIFSVDRLDYTKGIYNRLLAFEEFLERRGDWKGRVVMILNMVPSREGVEHYQRMKRQIEEKISEINGKFGSVEWVPILYHYRSLNTKELIAYYRASDVILVTPIKDGMNLVAKEFVASRNDLKGVIVLSEFAGSSKELGEAILVNPNNIRELSLAIERALEMPEEEQAQRLVVMQARLKRYDITKWGKDFIEALKNSVKRREELKTRELNHRLMKKIKDMFRNSNKRLLLLDYDGTLVPLSKTPDRATPTEEVRSILRNIALYHNTNVVLISGRRREDLERWFKDLPIYIVAEHGCFVRKPDGEWEIKYQTSSEFKEVKEKVKNIMETYTDRLPQSMVEEKECAIVFHYRNSDQEMANLRVAELVEELRDLLSGTDLSLLMGSKIVEVRPAGINKGSASLGFCSECDFILAVGDDITDEDMFRVLPQKAITIKVGLSYSFARYSVDSHAKVLELLKYLIEDEE, encoded by the coding sequence ATGAAACTCCTAATAATCGCTAATCGCCTTCCTATAAGCATAAAGGGCACCGAGCCGTTGACCTTTGAAAGGAGCCCGGGTGGGCTAGTCTCTGGGATTTTAACCTTTCTGCAAAGGTCAAACATTGAAAATTACGTATGGTTAGGCTGGGCTGGCTCCAGCATTAAGAAGAAAGCCATTGATAAGATATCAAGTGAACTTATGGATAAGACTAAAAGTGTAGCCGTTTATATTCCTGACAAGCTCATGGAGAGGTTTTACAATGGATTTTGCAATAAAACCCTATGGCCCTTATTTCACGGCATGTATCCTTTAGCTGTCTATGATGAAAGTCTATGGGAAAGCTATGTGGAAGTAAACAAGATATTCGCTCAATACACTCTCAAAGAACTTGAAAAGGAAGATGCTCTTGTATGGGTTCACGATTACCATCTTATGCTACTGCCGTCAATGATTAGAAATATGGCTCCTGATGCAAAGATAGGCTTCTTTCTTCATATACCTTTTCCTCCACCGGAGATATTTAGTTATTTGCCCTGGAGGGTAGAGGTATTGGAGGGACTGCTTGGCGCTGACCTAATAGGTTTTCATACATACGAATATACTATTAACTTCCTTAGAAGCCTTTCCAAGGTTTTGGGTGTTGAGCATACCATGGGTGAGTTTATCTTTGCCAATAGGTTATTAAAGGTAGACACCTTCCCTATGGGGATAGATTTTCAACTTTTTCACGACGATAGAGAATCAGCTCAAGAAATTATGAAAATAAAGGAAGCTCTTGGCGACAAGCGTATAATATTCTCCGTAGATAGGCTTGATTATACTAAAGGTATATACAATAGACTTCTTGCCTTTGAGGAGTTTTTGGAGAGAAGGGGTGATTGGAAGGGTAGAGTTGTAATGATTTTAAACATGGTTCCATCAAGGGAAGGTGTTGAACACTACCAAAGGATGAAGAGGCAAATAGAGGAAAAGATCTCAGAAATAAATGGTAAGTTTGGGTCCGTTGAATGGGTGCCAATACTTTACCATTACCGTTCACTGAATACCAAAGAGCTTATAGCATATTATCGTGCCAGCGATGTAATTCTTGTAACGCCCATTAAGGATGGTATGAACTTAGTAGCTAAGGAGTTTGTTGCGTCAAGGAATGACCTAAAAGGAGTAATAGTCCTCTCCGAGTTTGCAGGAAGTAGTAAGGAACTTGGGGAGGCAATACTGGTAAACCCAAACAACATAAGAGAACTATCCCTTGCTATAGAAAGGGCTCTTGAAATGCCAGAGGAAGAGCAAGCACAAAGATTAGTTGTTATGCAAGCAAGGCTAAAAAGATATGATATAACTAAGTGGGGAAAGGATTTCATAGAGGCACTAAAAAATAGTGTAAAAAGGCGAGAAGAGCTAAAGACAAGAGAGCTAAACCACAGGTTGATGAAAAAAATCAAAGACATGTTTAGAAATTCAAACAAAAGGCTTTTACTCTTGGATTATGACGGCACCTTAGTTCCGCTTTCTAAAACCCCCGACAGAGCCACTCCCACTGAAGAAGTCAGAAGTATCCTGAGAAATATTGCCCTTTATCATAATACTAACGTGGTGCTTATCTCCGGTAGAAGGAGAGAAGACCTTGAAAGGTGGTTTAAGGACTTACCCATATACATAGTTGCTGAACATGGATGTTTTGTAAGAAAACCCGACGGGGAATGGGAAATAAAATATCAAACATCCTCTGAATTTAAAGAAGTTAAAGAGAAAGTTAAAAACATTATGGAGACATACACAGATAGGCTACCCCAATCTATGGTGGAAGAGAAGGAGTGTGCCATTGTCTTTCATTACAGAAACTCTGACCAAGAAATGGCTAATCTTAGAGTAGCAGAGCTCGTGGAAGAATTGAGAGACCTTCTATCTGGGACAGACCTAAGCCTTCTAATGGGAAGTAAGATAGTAGAGGTGAGACCTGCTGGTATAAATAAGGGGAGTGCCTCTCTTGGTTTCTGTTCAGAATGTGATTTTATTCTTGCTGTAGGAGACGACATCACGGATGAGGATATGTTCCGAGTCCTACCACAAAAGGCAATAACCATTAAGGTAGGCTTGTCCTATTCCTTTGCTAGATACAGTGTGGATTCGCACGCGAAGGTCTTAGAGCTGTTAAAATACCTTATTGAGGATGAGGAGTAA
- a CDS encoding menaquinone biosynthesis decarboxylase, which yields MPYKDLREFLKLLEKENELARIREEVSPILEITEITDRVCKMPGGGKALLFERVKGYSTPVLTNLLGSERRIKLALGYENLEDIGWKLYKLLRPEIPHTFLDKLKRLPELKKLNDSLPRIVKDGSVRENIKRERIDILEFPVLQCWPKDGGRYITFGQTITKDPESGIRNVGLYRIQVLSPTELALHWQIHKDGNHHYWKAKRLGKRLEVAIAIGGDPVLSYVASTPLPPEVDEYLFAGLIREEGVELIKGITVDLEYPAHAEMVIEGYVDPSEPLVDEGPFGDHTGFYTPVDKYPKMHITAILYRNNSIHLATIVGKPPQEDKYIGWATERIFLPLIKFNLPEVVDYHLPAEGCFHNFCFVSIKKRYPGHAFKTAYALLGLGLMSLTKHIVVFDEDIDVHDFGQVLWAWGNNVDPSRDVLILKGPIDVLDHSTNQVGFGGKMVIDATTKWKEEGYTREWPEVIEMSQEVKKRIDSLWNRLGL from the coding sequence ATGCCCTACAAGGACCTGAGAGAGTTTCTCAAACTGCTTGAAAAGGAAAATGAGCTTGCACGCATAAGGGAAGAAGTCTCTCCCATTCTTGAGATAACGGAGATTACCGACAGGGTCTGCAAAATGCCCGGCGGTGGCAAGGCTCTCCTCTTTGAAAGGGTCAAAGGCTACAGCACCCCAGTGCTAACAAACCTTTTGGGTTCGGAAAGGAGAATAAAGCTCGCCCTTGGCTATGAGAACCTTGAGGACATAGGCTGGAAGCTCTACAAACTCCTAAGACCAGAGATACCCCATACCTTCCTTGACAAGCTAAAAAGACTTCCAGAGCTAAAGAAACTAAACGACTCTCTACCAAGAATTGTAAAGGATGGGAGCGTGAGGGAAAACATAAAGAGGGAAAGGATAGATATCCTTGAGTTTCCCGTGCTTCAGTGTTGGCCCAAGGATGGTGGAAGGTATATAACCTTTGGTCAGACCATTACCAAAGACCCAGAAAGCGGTATAAGAAACGTGGGTCTTTATCGCATTCAGGTCCTTTCTCCCACGGAGCTTGCCCTCCACTGGCAGATTCACAAGGATGGAAACCACCACTACTGGAAGGCAAAAAGGCTTGGCAAGAGGCTTGAGGTGGCAATAGCCATAGGTGGAGACCCAGTGCTTTCTTATGTGGCTTCCACACCTCTCCCACCAGAGGTGGACGAATACCTCTTTGCAGGTCTTATAAGAGAAGAGGGGGTGGAGCTTATAAAGGGTATAACCGTAGACCTTGAGTATCCTGCCCATGCGGAGATGGTAATAGAAGGTTATGTAGACCCCTCCGAGCCTCTTGTGGATGAGGGTCCCTTTGGAGACCACACAGGCTTTTACACTCCCGTGGACAAATACCCCAAAATGCACATAACCGCCATCCTATATAGAAACAATTCCATACACCTTGCCACCATAGTGGGTAAGCCTCCTCAAGAGGACAAATACATAGGTTGGGCAACAGAGAGGATATTCCTGCCTCTTATAAAGTTCAACCTGCCAGAGGTGGTAGACTACCACTTGCCTGCAGAAGGTTGTTTTCATAATTTCTGCTTTGTCTCCATAAAGAAACGTTATCCTGGACATGCCTTTAAGACCGCATACGCTTTACTTGGTCTTGGTCTCATGTCTCTGACAAAGCATATAGTGGTCTTTGACGAGGACATAGACGTTCATGACTTTGGACAGGTTTTGTGGGCTTGGGGCAACAACGTAGACCCCTCAAGGGATGTGCTAATTCTAAAGGGTCCCATAGATGTGCTTGACCACTCCACAAACCAAGTGGGCTTTGGTGGAAAGATGGTTATAGATGCAACCACCAAATGGAAAGAAGAAGGCTACACAAGGGAGTGGCCTGAGGTTATAGAGATGTCCCAAGAGGTTAAAAAGAGAATAGACAGCCTATGGAATAGGCTTGGGCTATAA
- a CDS encoding thermonuclease family protein, with protein sequence MRLYVKLLLLVFFSVISCGSSQPAKVPENTTPCTVVRVVDGDTFHCRLSSGENVRVRLIGVDTPESSDNPKARRDAERSGKSLEEIIRMGKASAEFTKRLLPRGETVYLEFDVQKTDRYGRLLAYVWLSDGRMLNEILLREGYAMVYTIPPNVKYQERFLQAQREAREKRRGLWGTE encoded by the coding sequence ATGCGTTTGTATGTAAAGCTACTGCTTTTGGTGTTTTTTAGCGTAATTTCCTGTGGTAGTAGCCAGCCAGCGAAAGTCCCAGAAAACACCACACCTTGCACTGTGGTGCGCGTGGTGGACGGAGATACCTTCCACTGCAGGCTTTCCTCTGGTGAGAACGTGAGGGTAAGGCTCATAGGTGTGGATACTCCAGAAAGCTCGGACAATCCCAAGGCAAGAAGAGATGCGGAAAGAAGTGGTAAAAGCCTTGAGGAGATAATCAGAATGGGTAAGGCTTCTGCTGAGTTTACCAAGAGACTGCTACCAAGAGGAGAAACCGTATACCTTGAGTTTGACGTGCAAAAGACAGACAGGTATGGAAGACTTTTGGCTTATGTTTGGCTTAGTGATGGTAGGATGCTCAACGAGATTCTCCTAAGAGAAGGCTACGCCATGGTATACACCATTCCTCCGAATGTAAAGTATCAAGAAAGATTCTTACAAGCTCAAAGGGAAGCAAGGGAAAAGAGAAGAGGGCTCTGGGGCACGGAATAA
- a CDS encoding DUF2231 domain-containing protein: MELIKIHPPVVHFAIAMPVALLIIDLYYRIRKKDPDGLHMTFSLLGSLSVVLGAISGMIAYEPIEDKLYQIGIFSTHKYLGLLLAVYFLALLGVRLSFSKTPAMRSLFTVMLLLGTALLFIQGNLGGSVVYDHMVKPWLEK; this comes from the coding sequence ATGGAGCTCATAAAGATACATCCACCGGTGGTGCACTTTGCCATAGCCATGCCCGTAGCCCTTTTGATAATAGACCTATACTATCGCATAAGGAAAAAGGACCCCGATGGTCTTCATATGACCTTTAGCCTACTTGGAAGCCTATCAGTAGTGCTTGGAGCTATAAGCGGGATGATAGCCTACGAGCCTATAGAAGACAAGCTCTATCAAATAGGCATCTTCTCAACTCACAAATACTTGGGGCTTTTGTTGGCTGTGTATTTCCTTGCCTTGCTTGGTGTAAGGCTTAGCTTTTCAAAAACCCCAGCCATGAGGAGCTTGTTTACGGTTATGCTTCTTTTGGGAACCGCCCTCCTTTTTATACAAGGAAACCTTGGAGGCTCGGTGGTATACGACCATATGGTAAAGCCTTGGCTTGAAAAGTAG
- a CDS encoding efflux RND transporter permease subunit yields MIKRLLAYRLFVLLLLLLVVVYGVYSFLKIPVDTFPDPTPTQVVIYTETPGMSAEETELLVTKPIESALSGIKDAELVRSISLPGLSYVSVFFKDGTDIYFARNLVSQKLSEVQGLLPQGFVPRMGPNTSGLGNVMFYILQDTTGKYSLEDLKTFQEWRVKPIIKAVDGVEEVSQWGPEKAFLVKVDTQKLLQYNLSLYDLIHALEEYGQVAGGGFIQSPEGDLVVRGLGRYASVEDLLKVPVKKTEDTYIKLGDIAQVVPGELPNRRGAFTYKGQEVQGNIVLKRVGVNTMELVERLKRAIEEAKKVLPQGVDIKVIYDQAYLTQKAISTVEKALIEGIVLITIAIALYLWNLRVALLVVLSIPLTLLITFSLLKNLGISANLMTMGGLAIGLGLFADASVVVVENIYRHLSENRQASKTTLIVSSVQEIVKPLTFAILTIAVVFLPIFTFESVEGKYYKPLALTIILALLSSLFVALVFMPVLSYWLLKGGREESAFFSALRKRYVSLLSFAFRVRPVVLLLALTSFVFSVYLLSRVGKEFAPPLEEGAVLVKSFLDPNVSLEEAKRVARLVEETALKYPEVVHTFSNIGRAEVGEPEDVSYIETFIILKPVSEWRSFKSRVEFEELLRKDLEGVPGVEFSFTQPIQMRIDELLSGVKATLAIKVFGEDLDKINQLAEEIEKLVAQTRGAVDVETEAQSGKLQLRIVPKKEMLQKYNLTTQDIMKVVSYYLGGSEIAQLQEETILFPVILTLKEKTLEEVRSLPVLTQNGSLLTLSEVADVYIAEGYNKIRRENGMRYALVQSNLTGRDLGGFVQEIKTKIEKGIKLPEGYYIAFGGQFENQERAMKRLMIAVPLAIGLIFLLLYMNYVSLRDALVVMLNVPFAVVGGVIALYLSGYNLSVPSAVGFIAVFGIAVLNGVVLISYARSLIEEGVPVREALFQAGSRRLRPILITATAASLGLLPMLLSRDIGSEVQKPLAVVVIGGIFTSTLLTLVVLPLVYDMVRRR; encoded by the coding sequence ATGATTAAGAGGCTCTTAGCATACAGGCTTTTTGTGCTTTTGCTCCTTCTCCTTGTGGTGGTCTATGGTGTGTATAGCTTTCTTAAAATCCCAGTGGATACCTTTCCAGACCCAACTCCCACGCAGGTGGTTATATACACAGAAACACCCGGCATGTCCGCAGAGGAGACAGAGCTTCTCGTCACAAAACCTATAGAGTCCGCACTCTCTGGCATAAAGGATGCGGAGCTTGTAAGAAGTATAAGCCTGCCGGGGCTCTCTTATGTGAGCGTCTTTTTCAAGGATGGCACTGACATATACTTTGCCAGAAACCTTGTCTCTCAAAAGCTCTCGGAGGTGCAGGGGCTTTTGCCACAGGGTTTTGTCCCTCGCATGGGTCCAAACACCTCAGGTCTTGGAAACGTGATGTTCTACATCCTGCAGGATACCACAGGTAAATACAGCCTTGAAGACCTAAAGACCTTTCAGGAGTGGAGGGTCAAGCCCATTATAAAGGCTGTGGATGGAGTGGAGGAGGTGTCCCAATGGGGTCCAGAAAAAGCCTTTCTTGTAAAGGTGGACACACAAAAGCTCCTTCAGTATAACCTAAGCCTGTATGACCTAATACATGCCCTTGAGGAGTACGGACAAGTTGCAGGAGGTGGCTTTATCCAATCTCCCGAGGGTGATTTGGTGGTGCGTGGTCTTGGAAGATACGCAAGCGTAGAGGACCTGCTAAAGGTCCCCGTAAAAAAGACAGAGGATACCTACATAAAGCTCGGCGATATTGCACAGGTTGTCCCCGGTGAGCTTCCCAATAGAAGGGGTGCCTTTACCTACAAGGGTCAAGAGGTGCAGGGCAACATAGTCCTCAAAAGGGTTGGCGTAAACACTATGGAGCTCGTGGAAAGGCTAAAGAGGGCAATAGAGGAAGCCAAAAAGGTCCTACCGCAAGGCGTGGACATAAAGGTCATATACGACCAAGCATACCTCACCCAGAAGGCTATTAGCACTGTGGAGAAGGCTCTCATAGAAGGTATAGTCCTCATAACCATAGCCATAGCCTTGTATCTTTGGAACTTGAGGGTGGCACTTCTTGTGGTGCTTTCTATCCCACTAACTCTCCTCATTACCTTTTCTCTTCTTAAGAACCTTGGCATATCCGCAAACCTTATGACCATGGGAGGTCTTGCCATAGGCTTGGGTCTCTTTGCGGATGCCAGCGTGGTGGTGGTAGAAAACATATACAGACACCTTTCAGAAAACCGTCAGGCTTCAAAAACCACGCTTATAGTTTCCTCAGTCCAAGAGATAGTAAAGCCCTTAACCTTTGCCATCCTAACCATTGCGGTGGTCTTTCTGCCCATCTTTACCTTTGAATCGGTGGAAGGTAAATACTACAAGCCCCTGGCTCTTACCATAATCCTTGCCTTGCTCTCCTCTCTCTTTGTTGCCTTGGTCTTTATGCCCGTGCTTTCCTACTGGCTTCTCAAGGGAGGAAGAGAAGAAAGTGCCTTCTTTTCCGCCTTGAGAAAAAGGTATGTTTCCCTTCTTTCCTTTGCCTTTAGGGTAAGACCTGTGGTGCTTTTGCTTGCCCTTACTTCCTTTGTGTTTTCCGTGTATTTGCTTTCAAGGGTTGGAAAGGAGTTTGCCCCACCCCTTGAGGAGGGTGCGGTGCTTGTAAAGTCCTTCCTTGACCCTAATGTGTCCCTTGAGGAAGCCAAGAGGGTAGCAAGGCTCGTGGAAGAGACCGCCTTAAAATACCCAGAGGTAGTCCACACCTTTTCCAACATAGGAAGGGCAGAGGTAGGAGAGCCAGAGGATGTGAGCTACATAGAAACCTTTATCATACTAAAGCCCGTAAGCGAGTGGAGGAGCTTTAAAAGCAGGGTTGAGTTTGAAGAGCTTCTAAGAAAGGACTTGGAGGGTGTGCCTGGCGTGGAGTTTAGCTTTACCCAGCCCATACAGATGCGTATAGATGAGCTTCTCTCTGGAGTAAAGGCAACCCTTGCCATAAAGGTGTTTGGAGAAGACCTTGATAAGATAAACCAACTGGCAGAAGAGATAGAGAAGCTTGTAGCCCAGACAAGGGGTGCGGTGGACGTGGAAACGGAAGCTCAATCGGGTAAACTCCAGCTTAGGATAGTTCCCAAAAAGGAGATGCTCCAGAAGTATAACCTTACCACTCAGGACATAATGAAGGTGGTCTCCTACTACCTTGGTGGTTCAGAGATAGCACAGCTCCAAGAGGAGACCATACTCTTCCCTGTAATCCTAACCCTTAAGGAAAAAACCTTGGAAGAGGTAAGGTCTTTGCCCGTGCTTACGCAGAATGGTAGCCTTCTTACCCTCTCGGAGGTGGCGGACGTATACATAGCGGAAGGCTACAACAAGATAAGAAGAGAGAATGGCATGAGGTATGCACTTGTTCAGAGCAATCTTACTGGAAGAGACTTAGGAGGCTTTGTGCAGGAGATAAAAACAAAGATAGAAAAAGGCATAAAACTTCCCGAGGGATACTACATAGCCTTTGGAGGACAGTTTGAAAACCAAGAGAGGGCTATGAAGAGGCTCATGATAGCGGTTCCCTTGGCTATAGGGCTTATATTCTTGCTTTTGTATATGAACTACGTTTCTTTGAGGGATGCCCTTGTGGTTATGCTAAACGTCCCCTTTGCGGTGGTGGGTGGCGTTATAGCCCTTTACCTTTCTGGCTACAACCTCTCCGTCCCCTCTGCGGTGGGATTTATCGCAGTTTTCGGTATTGCGGTTTTAAATGGAGTGGTGCTTATCTCCTACGCAAGAAGCCTCATAGAGGAGGGTGTGCCCGTTAGAGAAGCCCTCTTCCAAGCAGGCTCAAGAAGGCTAAGACCCATACTTATAACCGCCACCGCCGCATCCCTTGGACTTTTGCCCATGCTCCTGAGCAGAGACATAGGCTCTGAGGTGCAAAAGCCCCTTGCGGTAGTGGTAATAGGAGGCATATTTACCTCTACCCTTCTTACCCTCGTGGTGCTACCCTTGGTGTATGATATGGTAAGAAGGAGGTAA